The following is a genomic window from Moorella sp. Hama-1.
CCGGCCCAACGGTGCAGTGGGTGCCCGGGGCTGAGGATCTGCAACGCTGCTATAAACTGGGCCAGGAAATGGCCCTGAGGATAAGGGGATAATAAAAGGAGGATTTATCATGGACACGAAAGCCCTGCACACTATCTCCTACGGGCTGTATGTGATTACCGCCAAAATGGGCGGGCGGTTAAACGGCCAGATCGCCAACACAGTGTTCCAGATTACTTCCGAACCACCGACCATTGCCGTCAGCCTCAACAAGCAGAATTTGACCCATGAATTCATCCAGGACGGAGGGAGCTTCGCCGTTTCGGTCTTGAGTAAGGAGGCTCCCCTCTCCCTGATCGGCCAGTTCGGCTTCAAATCCGGCCGCGAGATAGACAAGTTCGCCGGGGTGAACTATAAGCTGACGACGCCTGGCGGCCTGCCCTACCTCAGCGAGCATACCCTGGCTTACCTGGAGGCGCAGGTCAAACAAATAGTTGACGCCGGTACCCACAGCATCTTTATCGGTACCCTGACGGACGCCGCCGTCCTCCTCCAGGGCGAACCCATGACCTACGCTTACTACCACCAGGTCAAGCGCGGTACGACGCCGAAGACGGCCCCCACCTTTACCGCCGTCCGGGCTGAAGCCCAACCGGCCCCTACTGTTCCTAAATACCAGTGCTCCATCTGCAACTATATCTACGACCCGGCCCAGGGCGACCCGGAACACGGCATTGCCCCGGGGACACCCTTTGCCGACTTGCCGGACGACTGGACCTGCCCCATCTGCGGCGCCGGCAAAGACGCCTTTGAGAAGATATGAGCGAAGTTTAGACGCCGCAAGCCCTGCCCTGTATAGTGGCCGTTAGAGGGGCCTCAAAAACATCTTACGTGATCGACAGCAAAAGCCATCTGCGTGAAGCAGATGGCTTTTTGACAAGTTTCAATAGGCATACATGGTCCCGTAGGGCCGCTTATTAGAGGGGATCAGCTTGGTAAAGGGCCGGGCCAGGATCTTTTCGGCTTCCAGATCAAAGTAGCGGGCGAAGTCGCCGATAATCTCCCGCAGGCGTTGCTGATCGGCGGCTGATGGCTTGACGGCCTTGACCTCTTTCCCCAGGTAAAAGGGGTCCACCTGGCCGCGGATGAAGATCTCACCGCCGTGCATACCGGTGGCCACGAAATTGCCGACCAGGGGTT
Proteins encoded in this region:
- the rd gene encoding rubredoxin translates to MDTKALHTISYGLYVITAKMGGRLNGQIANTVFQITSEPPTIAVSLNKQNLTHEFIQDGGSFAVSVLSKEAPLSLIGQFGFKSGREIDKFAGVNYKLTTPGGLPYLSEHTLAYLEAQVKQIVDAGTHSIFIGTLTDAAVLLQGEPMTYAYYHQVKRGTTPKTAPTFTAVRAEAQPAPTVPKYQCSICNYIYDPAQGDPEHGIAPGTPFADLPDDWTCPICGAGKDAFEKI